ATGTTTCCCTTCAGCCATAAGGGCTGATTGGGATAGTTCTCCATTGCCCACAGCCAGGTTTAAGACCGCTTTTCATTTCAATTGTTAACGTTCACACTTCTCTTTTTTCTCACTGCCAAAGTCGAGTGACACCACTTGAAGATCATTTCGATTTCCTACCCGACGGTACGGTTCGTATCCATGCTTCGCGCATTGGCATCGAGACTGTGGTCGAAGGCTTCCGCGACGGCGCCACACCCGAAGAAATTATCGATCGATATCCGACTCTTACCAGAGAACAGGTCTACGCAACGATCACCTACTATCTTCTCAACAAAGAAGTTGTCGAGCAGTATGTGCAATCGTTGCGAACGGAGCAGGAGAATGCTTTTCGGGCCTGGTTAGCTCAGCCCGATCCGTGGATCGAGGAATGGCGCCATAGACTTGCAGACAAACGGGAGCATCTGCTGCGCGAAGGTGCATTGCCGCTGCAAT
This genomic stretch from Caldilineales bacterium harbors:
- a CDS encoding DUF433 domain-containing protein, whose translation is MTPLEDHFDFLPDGTVRIHASRIGIETVVEGFRDGATPEEIIDRYPTLTREQVYATITYYLLNKEVVEQYVQSLRTEQENAFRAWLAQPDPWIEEWRHRLADKREHLLREGALPLQYNVE